The Quercus robur chromosome 3, dhQueRobu3.1, whole genome shotgun sequence DNA segment TATTTTATGCAGTACAATACATCCGGTACCACACGCACTGTTATCTCCTTACTAAGTCGTTGGGGTACGATTAGTGAAAAGACAAATAAGTTTACCGGGTGTATGGCTCAAATTAACGCACTTCATCAAAGTGGTATAACCGAAGAAGATaaggtataaattatattataatagtGTTAAAATGTTCATTCACCAATAGTTTGATAAtattaattatgttatatttgttttaattttttttttagattatcaATGCGAAGGCTTTGTATTTAGAGAAGTACAAGAAACCCTTTCTTCTTGATCATTGTTGGCTCATGTTAAAGGACCAACCAAAGTTTGCCGATCCTAATAATGCTAGATCGAGATCATATGTGCCTCCAACTTCAGAGCCAATATCTATTAGTGAAGGGGATTGTGGGTCCGGACTTGGTGACACTTCTGACTTGGAGAGACCTATTGGTAGGAAGGCCGAAAAGGCTATTCGAAAGAACAAAGCCGCCGGAAAAGATGTAGGGGaatatttgaacaaaaaattgaaattgattgaGGATGTAACTCGGTTGGAAGAGGAAAAAATGTCTTTTGAGAGGGAAAAACTTGCAATTGAAAAGGCAAGTAGGGAAGAAAAACTTAAGattgagaaggaaagaatgattattgagaagaaaaaatgtgAGCGAGAAGAAAggttagaggaagagagaatcATGATGATAGATACAAGTGGCTTAACCGGAGCACAAAAAGCTTTTTATGAACAACTCCAAGAGGAAATCATGGCAAAACGAAGATCATGTAATTAATGAGTTTAATTGTATTTTGGATGTAGTTTAGacttttatgtattttgtagtGGTTTATGTATTTTGTAGTGGCTTATGTCACTTGATGAATTATCTTAAactatatgtatgtatttgtgTTATGACTTGAAGTGCAATCTAGCAAAGACTTTGAAGTGcaatcttttttatcttttgttaaGTTCTATTTGATCTTGTGATAGGCATTGATATGATTCTTTAattcaatgaaattattatttgatcAACTATGAGTATTACAACCACTATGGAGTGCCTAGTATCATATACTTGGTTTTGAGATGACAGGTCTTAGAATAAATCTATGAATAATGAGCATCCATAGTATttccaagttttttatttttagatgtatgtgtttgtgttgtgaTGTGTTGTGATTTGTGCGTGAATCCATGTCTTGCATCTATAGTAATAATTGATTTTCAATTGTCTTGAAGGTTGCATCCATGAATCACTTTGTGATTCGCAAGTTCCTTCTTGATGACTCAGATGAAGATGAGATAATCGAAGAACTTGTTATGGAAGCATCACAACCTAAGCATCGTCGTCGTTCTATCAAACGTAATCATTTGGTAGGCCATGAGAGgctttttcttgattattttgcTCCCACACCAATATATCCACCTACTTTATTTCGTAGGAGATTTCGAATGAAgcgttctctttttcttcgtaTTCAATCTCAAGTTGAAGCTCATGATTCTTATtttgtccaaaaaagaaatagtgcTAACAAACTTGGTTTATCTTCATTGCAAAAGATAACTGCTGCACTTAGAATGCTTGCGTATGGAGTATCGGGTGATTTGATAGATGAATATGTGCGGATTGGAGAAACTACTGCAttagaaagtttgaaaaaatttgttactGCGGTAATTGATGTTTTCTCTGAAGAATACTTGAGAAAGCCAAACAATGAAGACATTGCTAGACTGTTAGCTCACGGCGAACGTCGAGGTTTTCCAGGTATGTTAGGTTCAATTGATTGCATGCATTGGAAGTGGAAAAATTGTCCATCTGCATGGAAAGGTCAATATTGTGGTCATATTCGTGAGCCTACTATTATTTTGGAGGCAGTAGCATCATATGATCTTTGGATATGGCATGCATTTTTTGGATTACCTAGGtcaaataatgatattaatgtgTTAGAGCGATCTCATGTATTTAATGAATTGGCTGAAGGACGTGCTCCTACAATACAGTACTCAATTAATGGTCATGACTACACTATGGGATATTACCTTGCTGATGGTATATATCCAAAGTGGGCAACATTTGTGAAAACAATCCCAGCTCCACAAGGACATAAGCATAAATTATTTGCAGCAGCCCAAGAGGGGTATAGGAAGGATGTTGAGCGTGCATTTGGAGTGCTTCAAGCACGTTTCGCAATTGTCCGTGGACCTGCACGattttttcatcttgaaacactCAAAAAGATCATGAAAGCGTGCATAATTCTCCAAAATATGATTGTTGAAGATGAGCGAGAAGATGAGCGGGATGATAATGAAGTGGTAGATTTGGATTATGAACAAAATGATGGAGTGGATAATCCTCCTCTGCAAATGTTACGTGAACAAAGTGATGAATTTTTGTCATACATTGAGAGGCATGGACGCATTAGAGACCGAGAAATCCATTTTCAACTCCAGTCGGACCTTATTGAACATTTATGGCAATTGCAAGGCGAGTCGTAGgaactttcttttttgtatgtGGGTTTAGTATGAGTCATAAGAACTTGTGCGAGTGTGtgagttttattgtaatttggtttgAATTATGTATGTGAGCAAATCTATGGACTACATTGTTCTTGCtataatatgtattttattttctatgttttcTTATAAATCTATGGACTACATTATAAAGTTCCTTCATTTCATAGTTCATATTATTTCAAGGTTGCTTCCGGATAATTGAGACGATAATACGTTATCATGATAATTGAAAAATggttttactaaaaaaaaaatgtatgagtataatttggggttaaaaaaaaatataacactagacgattatttgctatcacgcggcggcggcggcggaaAAAGAGTCGTcggtggcggtggcggcggcggcggcgacgacggcggtGGAAAAAAATTCGTCGGCGATGGCGGCGGTGGCGGCGGCGACGGCGGCGATGGTGGTGgcggcggtggcggtggcggttgaaggtggttgtggttgttgtttattgtataagatatattattttattgtagtggatatattattttattgtaatggatatattattttattgtgatgtttatattattttattgtgttaaaagctaaaatagatccactgctgcagcatgtatgtaggtaaaatagataaaataacttttggtggagctaaaaagctaaatttttagctccactgctgtggatgctcttacctCTTAGGAATTCTGATTGCCAAAGACATGCTCACTTTACTTTCGTAGAAAGTAGTCActaaggaaaattttattttggtttgacAATTGGCTTTCCTTGTGGACTAGTAAGGAAAATTCTTGTAGGTCCTCATGCTAAGTTGGAGTTTTATCTTAAGATGGTAGACAATCTCTCCACTCGGGAAAGTGGGATTTTTATTGTAGTAGGAATTTTCATTGAAACTTCTAACTATTACGAACAAGTAATCCAACTATGCAAGTCACTgtcttctcaaagaaaaaaaaaatctatgcaaGTCACTCATTTGTCACAAATCCACATTCTCATGATAAACAATTTTGGCCCTCCAACTCACCAGTatgaaacaaaatcaaatatgaagaatagaaattttgaattataaatgaccaaaataaaaataacaaaaaatttaagtataaaagttgtattttaatatattatatcataatttaaaaatctatttacaaTATTCTTATTGAAAGATTCGTTTCAtatcttaaccaaaaaaaaaagattcgtTTCATATTGTGCATAGTTGCAGCCCATGTCCAAGTTTTAACTTCTGTCCATGGCAAGGTGCCTCACTCTTATTAAATATGTTTTCTTGAGAATACCTATGAAGCCATGTAGGTAGTACAAAGCACCCTTCTATCTAGTCTAGTACTCTAGCGTGTGAACGGATTGATCAAAAGTCACAGGTCTTACCTTTAGGGGGACTTTGATTGCAAATGCCAAAGACGTGCTCACTTTACTCTCTTGGAAAGTAGTTActaaggaaaattttattttggtttgacAATTGGCTTCCTTGTGGATTTCTATGGAAATTCTGCAGGTCTTTCTAAGTTAAGTTCAATCTTAAGGTGGTGGACAATCTTTCTACTCGGGAAAGTGGGATTTTAATTGTAGTAGGATTTCCTTTGAAATTCCTAACTATTACTCTCAAGTAATCCAAGTAACTCATTTGTCACAAATCCACCTTCTCAAGATAAACAATTTTGGCCCCCCAACTCAGGCACTTTATATGAATCTAGGCTGCCTTTCGAttccttaaataaaataactacaATGGTAAGTGTTACTAGATTAAACCAATatgaaacaaaatcaaacatgaagaataaaaattttgaaatataaaaaaaaaataataaaaaaataaccaaaaatttatatgtacaaaagaagaattttaatatattatatcataaattaaaaaatctatttgCATTAATCTTATCCAACGCAAACGTAGGCTTTGATCAACAGTTTACTTTAATCAACTCGATAATTCATCTTCCCTCTGGCACCACCCAATTAATGAATACGGtgaagaaatcaagaaaagcAAAGGGAAAGAAGGGGAAAAGATTAAAGAATTTACAAGAAAATAGTGTacttttaatcaatttaatatGACTGCCTTCCTGTATCCAATATCTGTATTCAATATGGTGAAGAAAAGCAAAGGAAAAGacgagaaaaaaacaaagaaaaagtaacAAGCTTCTTATTTTTCATAGCTGCTGTCCCGCTCCCACTCCCACTCCTACTCCCATAGTCCCATGACTCTTTGGCATTTTCCTAGTAAGAATTCAAAAGATTCGTTCCAAATTGTGTAtccaaaaaagcaaaacaataaaataattttattttggtttgacAATTGGCTTCCTTATGGATTTTTGGGGAAAATTCTTGCCGGTCCTCTTATTGAGTTGGAGTTCAATCTTAAGGTGGTGGACAATTTCCGCTTAGGAAATTGGGATTTTAATTGTGAAATTTCTAACTATTAAAAACAGGTAATCAGAGTCACTCATTTGTCACAAATCCACCTCCCCAGTATAAATAATTTTGGCCCTCCAACTCAGGCACTTTATAAGTCTAGGCTGCCTTTTGATTCCTTAAATAAAATAGCTACAATGATAAGTGTTACCAGATTacaaaattacaagtaaaaataaacaatatgccaatatgaaataaaatcaaaatgaagaacaaaaattatgaaatataaaataccaaaataaaaaataacaaaaacttgATGTACAAAAGTTGCATTTTAATACTCCTTTCGTCccattttttttgtcctctatttcattttgagatgtctcaaaatattgtcctgtttctaaaaataaaaattattaattaactaatattcctattatacccctattaatttactaattcaattttttgataaatttttttaaggatagttttgaaaacttatacatttttaaaaggtaaataaaacaaataatattgttttaaaaagtttaacttttcaaaaaaaaaaaaaaaaaaaaaagaagaagggagaCGAAAGGTGTATATcatatcataatttaaaaatctgTCTACATTAATCTTATCAAACGCAAACACAGGATTTGATGGGCGCAATTTTTATCCAATGCCCTCAATTCATTGGGCTCGTTGCTCTATTTTCAAACACGTCATAATCTCAACTAATCTAGTGTCTTGTGACACTAGACAGAAGCCGAACCAGCTTTGATCAACAGTTTACTTTAATCAACTCGATAATTCAAGTCTCCCTCTATGGCACCAATCAATGACTACGGtgaagtttctcaaaaaaaaaaaaaaaaaaaaatgactacgGTGAAGAAATCGAGAAAAGCAAGGggaaaagattaaagaatagaaaagaaaatagtgcaCTTTAATCAATTCAATAATTCTGCGTCCCACTATCCAATATTGTGAAGAAAAGCAAaggaaaagacaaagaaaaagttACAAGCTCCTTATCTTTCATAGCTGCTGTCTCACTCACTCCCACTCCCATAGTCCCATGACTCTTTGGCATTTTCCTAGTAAGAATTCAAAAGATTCATTCCACATTGtgtatccaaaattttcaaaaagcaaaacaataaaataattgtaaagcGAACGAATCGAGTAGCATTGATTGATCACCAATATTATGAATACATAAGGTAACGGGACAAAGACTTCCGCGCTTTTATACATGTGCTTTTATATATTATCATCCTAATATTATTTTCGATCTAAAAAAAAGTGCTCTTTTAAATGTTCTGCCATCAGAAGATTCACATTAAATTTCCTAaaatttcctctcaattttTGGATACAAACttacattttgtattttttttttttttttttgagaatgtatattttgtattttagctaattacttttcaaaacattCATATTTGATTCTCAGTTGcgtgaaaatattaattttatttttatttttattatatctcttacttttcaaaatatcaatttttatttatttcagttATTCTTGAGACAATTGTTAATCTTTAGTTTCTTTAAtgcaatttctttaaaaaaagactaaaactcaaaaaagaacaaaataattgtttggagaatgatttttattatttattgaacTATAGAACATCAATTGGTAAAATATTCTATtcttaaataagagatttatgATTTAAACCCGTTTAtacagaaaaattaattaattttttgacttAGTTATTAGAATAGTTATAATAAAGCAGATATCATGAATTGaactctgtaaaaaaaaaatatcaacgGTTGAGTTCCCGTTGAAAGACTTTTCCTACTCACTTTCCTTCATTT contains these protein-coding regions:
- the LOC126717218 gene encoding uncharacterized protein LOC126717218 encodes the protein MKRSLFLRIQSQVEAHDSYFVQKRNSANKLGLSSLQKITAALRMLAYGVSGDLIDEYVRIGETTALESLKKFVTAVIDVFSEEYLRKPNNEDIARLLAHGERRGFPGMLGSIDCMHWKWKNCPSAWKGQYCGHIREPTIILEAVASYDLWIWHAFFGLPRSNNDINVLERSHVFNELAEGRAPTIQYSINGHDYTMGYYLADGIYPKWATFVKTIPAPQGHKHKLFAAAQEGYRKDVERAFGVLQARFAIVRGPARFFHLETLKKIMKACIILQNMIVEDEREDERDDNEVVDLDYEQNDGVDNPPLQMLREQSDEFLSYIERHGRIRDREIHFQLQSDLIEHLWQLQGES